The Anaerolineae bacterium sequence GCCGTTTCAAAAAAGAAAAAGCCGGCGGGCCGGTGGAATGGCTCATTGTGGGGTTGGGCAATCCCGGCCAAAAATATATTGACACGCGCCACAACGCGGGCTGGCATTTGTTAGATACCATTGCGCGCCATCACCCGGAGTTTCGTTTTGACGAAAAACAAAACAAAGCCCTGCTGGCGCGAGCCAAACTGGCCGGGGTGAACGTGGCCCTGGTCAAACCCCAAACCTTTATGAACTTGAGCGGCGAGGCGGCGGCCCCGGTAGCCCGTTTCTACAAAGTCCCTCCCGAAAGAATTCTGGTTGCTTTTGACGATGTGGACTTGCCCCTGGCGGCGCTGCGCCTGCGGCCTAAAGGCGGGGCCGGCGGCCACAAAGGGATGCGCAGTGTAATCCAACATCTGGGCACCGAAGAATTTCCCCGGCTGCGGCTGGGCATTGGCCGCCCTCCCGGCCAGATGCCTACCGAAGCCTACGTGCTGCAAAAGTTCAAACCCGACGAATGGGCCGCCATGGTGATTACTTACGAACAAGCGGTTGAGGCGGTCAAAACGGCGCTGACCGATGGCGTTGACGCCGCCATGAATCAATATAATTTCAGGCAGTAACAACCCGCCAATAGAGCAGATTTTTCAGGATGAAAGCCTGTTGTAAAGCGGCAATCCCCAAATCAAAATTTCCCAATGAGGAACTATGCCAAACGTTTACCTTATTTCAGCCGTCAGAACGCCGATTGGCCGCTTTGGGGGCAGTTTAAAAGATATTTCGCCGGCCGAGTTGGGCAGCCACGTCATGAAGGCCGCCCTTGAGCAGGCCGGCCTGAGCGGCCGGGAGCTGGACCTGTACATCTTTGGCAATGTGCTGCGGGCCGGCCACGGCCAGCTTGTGCCCCGCCAGGCGGCCGGCCGGGCCGGCATTCCGGCGCAGATAGACGGGTATGCCGTGGATATGGTTTGTTCATCGGGCATGATGGCGGTGATCAATGCAGCCGCGATGATTAAGGCGGGCGAGGCCGACTTGATCCTGGCGGGAGGCATCGAAACGATGTCGCAGGCCGGATTTTACCTGTCGCACCGGGCGCGGTGGGGCTACAAATTTTTGTTAGGCGCGCCGGAGCAACTTCAGGATATTTTGCTCTATGATGGTTTGACCGACCCCATTGCCAACGAAGGCATGGGCCGGCAGACCGAACGCCTGGCCGCCGAATACAACCTTACCCGCGCGGAAGTGGACGAAGTAGCTTATCTCTCCCACCGGCGGGCGGCGGAAGCCACCGCCCAGGGCTACTTCAAAAAAGAAATTGTCCCCTTTGAAATAAAGACCCGCCAAAACACAAACATCCTGGACTACGATGAAGGCATCCGGGCCGACACCACCCTGGAAGCGTTGGCCCAATTACACCCTGTTTTTGACCCTGCCGGAATTTTGACCGCCGGAAACTCCAGCCAGATCAGCGATGGGGCGGCCGCTTTATTGATTGCCGGCGAAGCGGCTCTGAAAAAACACCGCCTCCAGCCCATGGCCCGCCTGCTGGGTGGAACCTGGGCCGCGGTAGACAGTTGGCGTTTTGCCGAAGCGCCAATTCCGGCAGTTAAAAAACTGCTGGCTAAATTAAACAAAACCATTGCCGACTTTGACTTGATTGAAAATAACGAAGCTTTTGGGGCGCAAAGCGTGATCTTTAGTAAAACACTGGGGGTAGCCTACCCCAAGCTCAACGTTTACGGCGGAGCCATTGCCCTGGGCCATCCCATCGGCTGTTCGGGGGCGCGAATTATGGTAACGTTGCTCAACGCCCTTCAGGAACGGGCCGGAACGTTGGGCCTGGCTTCGCTGTGCCACGGCACCGGCGGGGCTACGGCGGTAGCCGTGGAACGTTTATAATTGAAGTTGGGGAATCTCGTTAAAGCAGATAGGGATGTTACTCAGGAGGATCGGGATATGAGCAGCCAAATTGTCAGCCTGGATCAACAACACCAGCGGGTGCAATTCAATGCCTTTGAATTAGCCAATGAAATGGTCTTTTCTTATTTTAACAGATTGCCGGTGAAAGATAGAGATGAAGCCCTGCTCAAGGCCATCTCCATTGGCGTGCTGGCCTTGATTGAAGACCGGCTGGCCGCATTTCTGGCCAAAACGCAAAATGAGTTGGGCCTTGAACTGGAACACCTGAAAATCATCTTTGATATGAAAAAAGAGATTTTTTTCAAAACCGCGGTCAAGGGCCTGGCCGCCGAACAGGAAATTGTGGCTTTCCTGGACGATTACATTGCCCGGCGCCAATTGAATGACCAAATCCAGTTCACCGGCGTCACCCCGGGGGCTATTCCCGGCAATAAAACGGGCGATATTGTGTGCGTGGT is a genomic window containing:
- a CDS encoding aminoacyl-tRNA hydrolase, translated to MRLFGRFKKEKAGGPVEWLIVGLGNPGQKYIDTRHNAGWHLLDTIARHHPEFRFDEKQNKALLARAKLAGVNVALVKPQTFMNLSGEAAAPVARFYKVPPERILVAFDDVDLPLAALRLRPKGGAGGHKGMRSVIQHLGTEEFPRLRLGIGRPPGQMPTEAYVLQKFKPDEWAAMVITYEQAVEAVKTALTDGVDAAMNQYNFRQ
- a CDS encoding thiolase family protein, whose translation is MPNVYLISAVRTPIGRFGGSLKDISPAELGSHVMKAALEQAGLSGRELDLYIFGNVLRAGHGQLVPRQAAGRAGIPAQIDGYAVDMVCSSGMMAVINAAAMIKAGEADLILAGGIETMSQAGFYLSHRARWGYKFLLGAPEQLQDILLYDGLTDPIANEGMGRQTERLAAEYNLTRAEVDEVAYLSHRRAAEATAQGYFKKEIVPFEIKTRQNTNILDYDEGIRADTTLEALAQLHPVFDPAGILTAGNSSQISDGAAALLIAGEAALKKHRLQPMARLLGGTWAAVDSWRFAEAPIPAVKKLLAKLNKTIADFDLIENNEAFGAQSVIFSKTLGVAYPKLNVYGGAIALGHPIGCSGARIMVTLLNALQERAGTLGLASLCHGTGGATAVAVERL